The following DNA comes from Simkania negevensis Z.
AAAGTAGGCTTGGGGCGGTTTGATTCGGAAACTTATTCAGGCTTGCTCACTCCAAAAGGGCGTTTTTTGCTTGGAGATAAAGTCGCAACGTATAAGCCTGGAGCGAAAGATTTTTTCCGTGAAGAAGAAGTCGAAATGATCCAGGTTGTTGGCACAAGGTGGATTCCCTTTGCTGATGAAATCAGTGGAGAAGGAGACAACTACCGTGGCTACGGAATGCATGGAGCTCCTTGGATTTATAATGAAGAGACAGGTACTTATACTGAAGCAATCGGAACTATTGGCCAATATGATAGTGATGGCTGCATTCGCCTTAGCCAACAAGATATCGAAGAACTCTATTCGATTGTGATCACTAAGCCAACGATTGTGGAGATTGTGGCTGATTATAAAGAGGCAGAATTGCCTGGAACTGAAGTTGAGAGGTAGGAGAAGGGATGAAAAATACAATGTTAGACCATGAAAAACAAATCCGTGACTATGAGCGTACTATTGCCCAACTCAAAGAGCAAAACAAAGTCAACGGCATTTGGACCGATGAAGAGATTGTTAAACTCGAGAACAAGCTCGAAAAGCTCAAACACCAAGTTTACTCACACCTTACTCCATGGGAGCGGGTGATGATCTGTCGCCATGCCCAGCGGCCTCGATCTGTTGACTACATCAAAAATCTCTGCGAAAGCTTTACCGAAATCTTTGGCGACCGTTTATTTCGCGATGATCACTCGATTGTCACAGGTTTAGCTATGATTGGGGGCAAAAAGTTCGTAATTATTGCTCAAGAAAAAGGATGTGATACCGATAGTCGTCTCTTCCGCAACTTTGGAATGCCTCATCCGGAAGGATACCGAAAGGCATTGCGAGCAATGAAACTTGCGGAAAAGTTCCACCTCCCTGTTCTTTCATTTCTGGACACTCCCGGAGCTTATCCCGGGTTGACAGCTGAAGAGCGTGGGCAAGGTGTCGCCATTGCGACAAACCTCCTTGAAATGGCCCGTCTAAAAACTCCTGTCATTATCGTTCTTATTGGAGAAGGATGCTCTGGTGGAGCACTTGGAATGGGAGTCGGTGATATAGTAGGGATGCTAGAGCATGCTTACTATTCGGTTATTTCTCCTGAGGGATGTGCCTCAATTCTTTGGCACGATGCAGCCAAAAACGAAATAGCAGCCGAAGCGTTAAGAATGCACGCTGAAGATCTCCTCGAATTTGGGGTGATCGACAAAATTATCGAAGAGCCGCAGGGTGGAGCACATCACAATCCAAAAGTTGTCTACGAAAATGTGAAAAAATTCATCTTAAAAGAGCGTGAAAGGCTAACTAAAATTCCTTTAGATGAACTACTTGAATCCCGCTATCAAAAGTTTCGCAAACTGGGAGCAATTTCTATTGCTGAGACTTCCCAATAAAAGGGCCATCCGCTAAAATGGCTCTTTTATTGATTTCACTTAGAGCTTTATGAAGCTTCTCTTTAAAGCCGCACTTCTTGTTCACCGACACTTTCTCATGCTGATCTTCACTTTTGCAACGTTGATCGGTTTGACCCTCTCCAATCAAATAGAGATGTTTACTCTAGGCGTTTTGTCTGATACAGGAGCAGATTTTTTTGCTCTCTTTGCCTCAAAAAATGAAAGTGGGGCCCAACATGATCATGTGACATGGCAAGAAATTGAGCACAAATGGAAGGAGATGGATCCTGATCAAAAAGGAGTGGTTACAAAAGAAGAAGCTGAGAGCTATTTATCCGAGCAACGAGGGCATAACCCCCTCAAACAGGTTATTTTTAAGATCAAAAAAACCTTTCGTGTTGAGAAAAACCTAAAAGCCTTCGTGTTACTTCTATGTTTTGTCGCAGCCTTTAAGGCTTTTTTTCTCTTTTTTAGTCGCTATACAACGAAAATTCTCTCAATTCGGATCAGTCGGGATCTAAGGCAACGCTACTTTGAGCATATTCAACACATGCCAATGAGCTTTTACCAAAAATACAATATTGGGACCTTGTCTTCTCGGGTAGCAGGAGACGCAAGCCAAATCGCCGAATCACTCAATTCTTTTATGATCAACTACATTCAAGCACCATTTACGATTTTGACCACTTTGGGAGTTTGTTTTTATCTTTCTTGGCAGCTCTCTTTGGTCATCTTTTTTGGCTTACCTATGATTGTGATTCCTGTGATTTTTGTGACGCGTAAAGTCAAACGGATCACGCGACAACTGCAACGTAATCAAGAGCGGTTTACATCAGTCCTCATCGATTTTTTAGCGGGGATTCAAACAGTTAAAGTGTTTGCTATGGAGCTCTTTTCGTTTAAGAAGTACAAAGAACAGAACGATCAAATGGCCAAGCTTGAAACCAAAACGGCAAAGTATGACTTGCTAACACGGCCCGTCTTGCACACGGTCACAACGATTTGCTTGGCAACAGTAATCATTGTAGGGCTTCACCTTCTTCATATGAAAGTGTCAGAGTTAGTTGTTTTTGTGGGTCTTTTACACCTCTTTTATGAGCCAGTGAAAAAATTTGCCGATGAAAATGCAAATATCCAAAAAGGGGTCGTTGCTGCGGAGCGGATGTTTGAAGTGCTTGACATCCACCCTCAAATCCAAGACTCACCAGATGCTATGGAGCTCAAAGCGTTTGAAAAAGCCATTGAGTTTAAGAATGTCTGGTTTCGCTATGAAGACAAATGGATTCTTAAAGATCTTAGCTTCACAGTGAAAAAAGGAGAGACTGTCGCACTCGTTGGTGGAACAGGGGTTGGAAAGTCGACAATTGTGCAGCTGATTCCACGACTTTACGACATCCAAAAAGGAGAGATAGAAATCGATGGGAAGCCTGTTAAGAGTTACACCCAAAAATCTCTGCGCGAGCAGATTTCATTTGTTCCGCAAAAACCCTTTCTTTTCTTGGACACAATTGCAGCCAATATCTCCTATGGATGTCCATTTTCCAAGGAAGAAATCATTCAGGCATCAAAAAGAGCGCATGCTCATGAATTTATTAAGAAATTGCCTCAAACGTATGACACCATGCTCGCTGAAACTGGAAAGAACTTTTCAGGAGGACAGCAGCAACGCCTTGCCATCGCACGTGCGCTTGTAAAGAACGCACCGATTCTTATTTTGGATGAAGCGACCTCATCGCTTGATGCCGTAAGTGAAAATAATATTAAAATGGCCATTCGAGAATTGCATGGTGAAATCACTCAAATTCTCATTGCACACCGCTTGTCAACTATAGAGTATGCGGACCGGATCATCTATTTGCACGAAGGAGAAAAACTTGCAGAGGGGACAAAAGAAGAGCTACTCGAAAGTTGCCCTGAGTTTCGTCTCATGTGGGAAACAAGTTTTCGATCTCAGAAAAAATTAGAACCCATCTTAAGTTAACAAGCCTGACTTTTAGCCTCAAATTTCATAATAACCTGAACTCTGGGTTTCTTTCACTCATTCTCAGGGATTTTTCTCTTTCTTCTCAGCCTTTTTGCCTCGAAAAGGACCGTTTGGCCCTTCCCATCGGCAAAAATACCGAGCATTTAAGAGAACTTTCTCTCCTGAGACTAAGCAAAATAAACCTATGAACTCAGGTTAACTACAGCTCGAGTTCTGAAATTCGCCATTCCATTTGCATTAATGTGTCTTCGATTTTTTCAATGGTTTCCTCAAGATTGCAAAGACGCTTTTCATATTTTTCGGCAAGCGTTTGACCTTCAAGTTCTTGTTCAATGCCTAGCAGTTGCAAAGCTGTGACTTCTCCTTCTGTATAGGCTTCGATTTTTTGGGCAAGTTCGGGAGAAGGTTTTCTTTCGCCACGAAGAAGTTGATACAGGTAAGAGACGGAAATCCTTAAATCACTAGCAAACTTCTTGGGTGGAATGTTCCGTTTAAAAAGGTATTCTTTCATTTCTAGAGTTAATTTTTGATCACTACTAGAAACGATAAAAAAAATATTATTTTCTGCAATGCATTAAGATTATGCTCATTGCATAGGGAATTGAACTTTAGAACAAATAGGGGATAATACCCGCTGTTTCGGTTTCCATATGCTGAGTGAATTCATGATGACAGACAACGTTTTTGCTGTCGTAGGTGATAATAAGTGTTGAGGTTTTATTCCGATTTCCATGGTAAAAGAGATTTAGTAGGGGGATGAAATTCATGGCTTTGGCTTGCTTTTCAGACAGAGTATAAATCCATTTTTCTTGTTCATTATGAATAAGTTTGTAGTCGACTCCAAACCGATTGAGAATGTCTTGTTTAGTGGTGATCCCATCGAGAATCATCGTGTTAAGAGAAGTTTCGGAAAGTAAGCTGAGTTGATTTGTTCCCGATTTCTGCACACAACCCGTAATGATGAAAGTTGTGAAAAGAATAAGAATCATTAATTTTTTCATGTGAAACCTCAATCTATGATAGGGAAGGTAAATTAAGAGCGGAAATAATGCAAGAAAGTTGATTCATTTTTATCGATTGGTTAAACTTATTTTTAAACCATGGAGTTCATCATGCAGTTTAAATTTCTCCTATTTTTTCTCTTCCCAATCGCTCTTGTTGCAGAAATGCAACAAGAACCTTCCCCTGTTCCAAACATGCCCCCCAAAGATGCGACACGCAGTGCAAGAACTTGTCATGATTTAAATGGTGTGTATGTGACAGGAGATTTTCTATACTGGAAAGCTAGAAACGATGATCTAGTTTATGTTGTGCAAGTCACTCCTACTGTCGGACAGACGCTTACAACATTTATTGCTCGCCCAATCGAAATTGACTTTGAATATAAACCAGGGTTCAGAGTAGGAATTGGAGGCGATTTACCTTGGAATGGTTGGGATCTCAATCTTAACTGGACTCGGTTTAGCTTTGGCATTTCCTCGACTAAAACATCGAGTGTTGCAGATTTGTCGTTAAATATAGGAGGTTTTGACAGTATTTTCTTTGGACGAAGAGGGAAAATCCACTGGGATTTTAACTACAATTCTCTAGAATTTGATTTTGGTAGACGTGCATTTTTAGATTCTTCTTGGATTATCCGCCCTTCATTTGGCCTTAAAGCAGTTTGGTTTGATAATAAAAATAAACTAGATCTCTATGAAGTCGAATCATTTAATCCAAATGGAGCAGGGTTGCCTGGTGTAGATGAGTACGCAAAAAGTGAAATTGACGTTTCTGGAATTGGCCCGTTTGTGAGTTTTTATGGGAAATGGAATTGGATCTATGGTCTTGGAATTGCAGGACAAGTTTCCGGCTCTATTCTATGGTATGATATCGATGAAAACGCTAAAACATTACGTAATGAGTTACAAAATCTAACGGTTAGACAAAGTTTTGGACAACTTAAATTCAGCACTCATCGTGTTCGCCCTTATGTGCAGCTCTTTCTTGGGATTGACTGGGAATGGTGCTTTATTCCTAAGTGGCTTTCTGCACAGCTTGCATTAGGTTATGAGGCGCAGTATTTTTGGGCTATGCTTGTAGATCCTATTAATAATCGTGATGATGTTCCAACGTCCTTTGATGGACTCACATTTAAAGCTCGTCTTGATTTTTAATTTAGAAGCTCGATCGAAAGAGCCTTTCTTATGAGGTTTTAACCATGAAATTTAAATATTTTCTCTTTTTCCTATCACCTATTCTTCTTTTTGGGGATTTTCAAAAAGATGCAATACTTTCAGATGCTCCTCCTAAGGATGCGATACGTAGTGCAAGAACTTGCCATGATTTAAATGGTGTGTATGTGACAGGAGATTTTCTTTACTGGAAAGTGATGCAAGATGAGCTTCAATATGCAGCACGTTTTATTCCGACATTTACCGCATCGTTGACGACTATTGATATTCAAGCGAAAGAAATTGATTTCGAGTACAAGCCTGGTTTTAGAATTGGCTTGGGGGGAGATTTACCCTGGAATGGTTGGGATCTGTATCTGAGTTGGACAAGGCTTAGTTTTGATATTTCGTCTTCTACGACATCTGATTCGGCTGATTTATTTTTGATAACTGGAGATGAAGGATTTTCATTTTTAGGGAGGAAGGCAAAAATAAAATGGGATTTTACTTATAACTCTCTTGAGTTTGATTACGGAAGACGAATGTTTTTAGATTCTTCTTGGGTTATTCGTCCTTCTTTCGGCATGAAAACTGTTTGGTTTGATCAAGAAAGTCATCAAAGTCTATTTGAAGTGGAATCATTTAATCCTAATGGAGTAGGACTCGCAGGGGCAAATGAATATTGGAGAGGAGAATTTGATTATTGGGGGATTGGTCCTTTTGCAAGTTTTTATGGGAAATGGAATTGGGTCTACGGCCTTGGAATTGCAGGACAAGTTTCAGGAGCTATTCTTTGGTATGATATCGATGAAAAAGTGCGTAGCTTCGAAAACGAGATCGACAACCAAGGGCCTCAGCCGAATGTGAGCCAGACTCTTGTGAGACTTAATTTCGATACACATCGGGTGCGCCCCTATATTCAAGCGTTTATTGGGTTAGATTGGGAGAGGTGCTTTATTCCCAAGTGGTTATCAGCACAACTTGCAATCGGATATGAAGTTCAGTATTTTTGGTCAGTTGTCGTTAACCCTCTTGGCAATGATGATATTCCAACCTCTTTTGAAGGGCTTACTTTGAAAGCTCGCATTGATTTCTAGTTAGGAATCATTCCAAGTTTTGAAAAGGCGTCTTTGAGCTCTTGGTTATCAGGCTTATCGAGGGCGCCGTTTTCATGAAGCCAGCGGACATAGTCTGGTGGGATTTCTTTGAGAGGTTTGCCCCGATGTTTGCCAAAAGGCATGTGACGTAGCACCTGTTTTTCACTCATGAGCTCTAAAATTGTATCCATTGTCAAGTCATCGATCATTTCGCTAAAGACTTGATGTAGAACGATCACATCATCAAGTGCGCGGTGGGCATTGTTGGCAGGAAATCCATGATACTCTCTTAGGTGTTGGAGCGAGTGGCGAGGAAGATCAGGGCGGTATTTTCGGGAAAATTTGAGAGAATCGATGTAGGGCCATTTTGGGAGTGTGAGTTCATTACGCTCAAATTCACTACGGATGAATGGGAGGTCAAAAGCATCATTATTATGCGCAATAAGGACCACTTCTCCACTGCAGAATGAAGCGAAGTCCACCCCAACTTGTTTGAAAGTAGGAGCATCTTTCACCATTTCATTGGTAATGTTGTGAACGGCAGTTGCTTCTTCGGGAATGGGTATTTCGGGGTTAATGAGCGCTTCGAATGTGCGATTCAATTCTGGGTCAAAGGCAGCAATTTCGATGATCCGGTCTTTATCGGGTTTCACACCAGTTGTTTCTGTGTCATAAAAAATGGGTCGTTTAGCCATAAAATTTCTCCTTAGATAAAGCATAACGGTATGGAGAAAAAATTGTCAAAGTGATAGAATCTCCTTAAAAACCTGAGCTTTGGGTTTATTTTACATGTCATGAGGAGAGAGTTCTCTTAAATTCTGAAGATTTTTAGCAAAGGGAAGGCCCTAATGATCCTTTTCGAGACAAAAAGGCTGATAAGAATGAAATCAAATCAAAGCTCAGGTTAAAACTATGGAAATCATTTGAAATGAAGAAGACATTACTTCGAATTGCTCTACTCTTTGCCGTAACCTTGGTTTGTGTTGGATGTTATCAAGCGTCATCGAATGGAGATGACGATTTGATCACCATCCCTGTGACAAATAATCCGAGCGTTATCCCTGAAGGAGCAGGATTTGGGCCTCCAGGTGCGATGCCATATTGATAAAATAAGAAACGTAAGCTAAGTTGAGAATTATGATGGTGATGGAGCCATCGCTAGGGTGGAAGCACTTGGATAACCTCATATGACAAAAAAGACTGTTCATCACGTTAAATACAATTTCTTTGATAACCAGACAGATAAGTGGGTCAAAGAGCTAGGTAAAGATCGTTTGATCGAAACCTTAAAGCAAATGCTTACGATTCGTCATTTTGAGATTCGTGCTGAGTCTGCTTATCAACAAGGGAAAGTTGGTGGTTTTTTTCATGCCTACATGGGGCAGGAAGCCATTCAGACAGCTGCTGTCAATGCACTCGGTGTCGAGAAAAATTGGTGGATCACAACTTATCGATGCCACGCGCTGGCCTATCTCTTAGGCGCAACTCCAAATGAAATGATGGCTGAGCTCTATGGAAAGGAGACGGGGAATGCTCTAGGAAGAGGTGGATCGATGCACTTTTATGCCGATCGTCTGCTTGGAGGGTTCGGAATTGTAGGAGGACATCTTCCAATTGCAACAGGTGCGGCCTTTTCTCTGAAATATCAAAAGCAAGAGGGGGTAGCTCTCTGCTTTTTGGGCGACGGAGCTGTTGCTCAAGGAGCTGTTCATGAATCACTTAATTTAGCAGCTCTTTGGAATCTTCCCTGTATCTATGTTATCGAAAATAACCAATGGGGAATGGGAACAGCTGTTAACCGCGCCATTTGTGTACAACCCATTGCTGAGAATCTCGCAAAGAGCTATGGAATTTCATCTTATACATTTGATGGAATGGATTATTTCAGCTGCTATAATGGCTTTTCGCATGTTCGGGATGAAGTGAAGAAAACGGGAAGACCTATTCTTGTCGAAGCTGTGACTGAAAGATTTAGAGGGC
Coding sequences within:
- a CDS encoding acetyl-CoA carboxylase carboxyltransferase subunit alpha, with the protein product MKNTMLDHEKQIRDYERTIAQLKEQNKVNGIWTDEEIVKLENKLEKLKHQVYSHLTPWERVMICRHAQRPRSVDYIKNLCESFTEIFGDRLFRDDHSIVTGLAMIGGKKFVIIAQEKGCDTDSRLFRNFGMPHPEGYRKALRAMKLAEKFHLPVLSFLDTPGAYPGLTAEERGQGVAIATNLLEMARLKTPVIIVLIGEGCSGGALGMGVGDIVGMLEHAYYSVISPEGCASILWHDAAKNEIAAEALRMHAEDLLEFGVIDKIIEEPQGGAHHNPKVVYENVKKFILKERERLTKIPLDELLESRYQKFRKLGAISIAETSQ
- a CDS encoding ABC transporter ATP-binding protein, translated to MKLLFKAALLVHRHFLMLIFTFATLIGLTLSNQIEMFTLGVLSDTGADFFALFASKNESGAQHDHVTWQEIEHKWKEMDPDQKGVVTKEEAESYLSEQRGHNPLKQVIFKIKKTFRVEKNLKAFVLLLCFVAAFKAFFLFFSRYTTKILSIRISRDLRQRYFEHIQHMPMSFYQKYNIGTLSSRVAGDASQIAESLNSFMINYIQAPFTILTTLGVCFYLSWQLSLVIFFGLPMIVIPVIFVTRKVKRITRQLQRNQERFTSVLIDFLAGIQTVKVFAMELFSFKKYKEQNDQMAKLETKTAKYDLLTRPVLHTVTTICLATVIIVGLHLLHMKVSELVVFVGLLHLFYEPVKKFADENANIQKGVVAAERMFEVLDIHPQIQDSPDAMELKAFEKAIEFKNVWFRYEDKWILKDLSFTVKKGETVALVGGTGVGKSTIVQLIPRLYDIQKGEIEIDGKPVKSYTQKSLREQISFVPQKPFLFLDTIAANISYGCPFSKEEIIQASKRAHAHEFIKKLPQTYDTMLAETGKNFSGGQQQRLAIARALVKNAPILILDEATSSLDAVSENNIKMAIRELHGEITQILIAHRLSTIEYADRIIYLHEGEKLAEGTKEELLESCPEFRLMWETSFRSQKKLEPILS
- a CDS encoding helix-turn-helix domain-containing protein, with translation MKEYLFKRNIPPKKFASDLRISVSYLYQLLRGERKPSPELAQKIEAYTEGEVTALQLLGIEQELEGQTLAEKYEKRLCNLEETIEKIEDTLMQMEWRISELEL
- a CDS encoding Lpg1974 family pore-forming outer membrane protein, which gives rise to MQFKFLLFFLFPIALVAEMQQEPSPVPNMPPKDATRSARTCHDLNGVYVTGDFLYWKARNDDLVYVVQVTPTVGQTLTTFIARPIEIDFEYKPGFRVGIGGDLPWNGWDLNLNWTRFSFGISSTKTSSVADLSLNIGGFDSIFFGRRGKIHWDFNYNSLEFDFGRRAFLDSSWIIRPSFGLKAVWFDNKNKLDLYEVESFNPNGAGLPGVDEYAKSEIDVSGIGPFVSFYGKWNWIYGLGIAGQVSGSILWYDIDENAKTLRNELQNLTVRQSFGQLKFSTHRVRPYVQLFLGIDWEWCFIPKWLSAQLALGYEAQYFWAMLVDPINNRDDVPTSFDGLTFKARLDF
- a CDS encoding Lpg1974 family pore-forming outer membrane protein is translated as MKFKYFLFFLSPILLFGDFQKDAILSDAPPKDAIRSARTCHDLNGVYVTGDFLYWKVMQDELQYAARFIPTFTASLTTIDIQAKEIDFEYKPGFRIGLGGDLPWNGWDLYLSWTRLSFDISSSTTSDSADLFLITGDEGFSFLGRKAKIKWDFTYNSLEFDYGRRMFLDSSWVIRPSFGMKTVWFDQESHQSLFEVESFNPNGVGLAGANEYWRGEFDYWGIGPFASFYGKWNWVYGLGIAGQVSGAILWYDIDEKVRSFENEIDNQGPQPNVSQTLVRLNFDTHRVRPYIQAFIGLDWERCFIPKWLSAQLAIGYEVQYFWSVVVNPLGNDDIPTSFEGLTLKARIDF
- a CDS encoding putative quorum-sensing-regulated virulence factor, with the protein product MAKRPIFYDTETTGVKPDKDRIIEIAAFDPELNRTFEALINPEIPIPEEATAVHNITNEMVKDAPTFKQVGVDFASFCSGEVVLIAHNNDAFDLPFIRSEFERNELTLPKWPYIDSLKFSRKYRPDLPRHSLQHLREYHGFPANNAHRALDDVIVLHQVFSEMIDDLTMDTILELMSEKQVLRHMPFGKHRGKPLKEIPPDYVRWLHENGALDKPDNQELKDAFSKLGMIPN
- the pdhA gene encoding pyruvate dehydrogenase (acetyl-transferring) E1 component subunit alpha, translated to MTKKTVHHVKYNFFDNQTDKWVKELGKDRLIETLKQMLTIRHFEIRAESAYQQGKVGGFFHAYMGQEAIQTAAVNALGVEKNWWITTYRCHALAYLLGATPNEMMAELYGKETGNALGRGGSMHFYADRLLGGFGIVGGHLPIATGAAFSLKYQKQEGVALCFLGDGAVAQGAVHESLNLAALWNLPCIYVIENNQWGMGTAVNRAICVQPIAENLAKSYGISSYTFDGMDYFSCYNGFSHVRDEVKKTGRPILVEAVTERFRGHSISDPGLYRSKQELEDAKTRDPIHLFGDTLKKHKMITDKEIETLDKQQKELIVASMKFAEESPAPDPITLEEGVFAP